Genomic segment of Gasterosteus aculeatus chromosome 4, fGasAcu3.hap1.1, whole genome shotgun sequence:
AAGAGATGTGGTGCGACAGAAATGagctatttatttttgtatgtttaattttcaatgacAATTTCGGGGGGAGAGTGTTGCAGTTTTCATTTAGCTTGGGGAAAATCCAAAGGATTATTAATTATGCTGTAGAAAGTTTTGCTTTTTAAGAAAGTAGAACAACATTTACAGCCCAAAggggaaaacaaaatatttagtAAGGGAATGATTTATGGAGTTCAAATGGAGTTCAGAGTTCTGGCATCTTAATCAttcaaaatgtaacttttaatCCAGAAcaaacaacttttctttttgtatttaacCATGTACCTACCGGTTTTGACGGAACCAGTTCAATTGGAAGTTGCCGCTACACACAGTTAAATGAACTTACTGCTCTCATTATAAAAGTTCTGTGCACCTCATCAGTGTTTTGTCGTGGCCGTAGCTGCCGTTCATTTGGCACAGGCGGAgatgacagaaaatgaaaaaaattgcCTCGAGAATGAAAGTCAGTGTTATAATTAAGGTGACATAAAGTGGATGGCTCGCTGCTCGCTCATCTATGCAAGTAAGTACTCAGTTAATGTACAGCAGGAAATGGAACACTTTGTTTTTTGCCACAGCATTGTGTCTAAATTGTGTGCACCGGCACATTTGTCGTTCTGACTGGTTTCCCTTTTAATCGGTTTTGTCAACAGCATCACTTTCAATGATGCTTGGTGTTAAATCTTGAATTGGAGACGATGGGGTGTAAAACTACACTGTAAACCCGGATTTTGTTTCTAATTAAACTTACGAGTGATCATTACTTATTCTTTTATGTTTAGTAAAAACCTGCTATCATTACTAAACAACATTAGTTGTTTGTACTAATTAGCTGAAAAATTCATTGCACTAATCATTTTTAGCACAGATATCTCGGTATGTTTACTTTtgaaagaaaggggaggggctaATTCAAAAAGCtccctggtcacgtgaccagaccAACGTCTAACGTGCGTCCAAGGGTCTCTTCACCTGGCGGGACGAGCACAGGCATCGGCAGCAGAAGACGGAATCCAAGAAAGCAACTTTACTCGTGGAAGTGGAATGGTTagtatgtaaaataactattGTAGCCTAGTTATCTTTGTGGGAATGTTTAATACCCAAAAGCTTGCAGATAATTTGACGCAGATTTTATTTCCGTctaatgttaatgtttgaacctgtgcATGGTGTTAATACATGCTTATTGCTaaaactagctagctagctactcaAAAAGTGTTAGCTGAACTTAAAGTTAACTTAGTGTTAACAGTCTGAGGACGGCTCGCATACCGTTAGTTTGTTCTACTGTATCATTTATTCAACCGCCATTTTACGCAATAGAAAAACGATTCAACCGCTGTCGGGGCAAATTACATCCGCTGTGGAGGTGTTTAGCTACACCCGAGCTACTTGCAGCCATTGATTCACTGGTCGCTCTCTTTTCCCCCCTCACTCTCTACACACTGGCTGCGTGGCGTGTCTGTTTACAGTCAAACGGTTGGAGCTTACACACGCCCGCTAGAAACAGGACCGACTGCTATTTCACGCCACACCCAAGCATTGGAAGCGTTTCCAGGCAAAATTTTATATGAAAAGATATATtagtatatttcattttgacatgaatacaaattaataaatggCATGTTGATGTTCGAAAGTCTCGAGTTTATGACATAAATGCAGatatacaaatgtaatttaaaaaacaaaaagatgatcGATTTTCAAATATTGCACCTGTACAGAATGCAATATACTGTAGTATATTTACCGTCAATACTGCCGACGTTGTCTTTGCTGTAATCAAATCAGTATATATTGATGTGTAACATGAAGTATACTGCTTGAGTGCAGTAAATCAATGGGAAACATGCATGTGTCCAGACACGGCTaacagcagcagcgccgcgTCAGGCACGTTTCTGGTGTGAAAAGATAGAAAAATCCACGCAGCTGACACAGCTGGCAGAAATGCCACGCCGGCAGTGTGTAACCGGCCTCACACACGCTAATTTCATGCCGGTTTTCTCTGTAACACAGGTGTTGTTTCGGTTTTATTACCTTATTGTATTTAGCAGTGACATTGTTGTGCTGAGTTGTTGACCTAAACAGTTCCTTGTTTTACAGATTCTTGTGGTGTGAGGATGCTGTGGAAGTGTACGTACTGTGAGTTTATCTATGCGAAAAGGGGTTACCTTTTAAAACATCGGTTAAAACAACTATGGTAGAACTGTCCCATTTCCCTGCTTACACCaacaatgtgtgtgcatttgatcAGGCAGCCCTGGAGGCCTGTAAAGACTTGGTTGATGAAATGCAGAAGAGAACAAATGGACCTCTTGTGAAACAGAAGATGGATCAGACGTTTGTTCTGAGAAGAAATTAGGTAGTGGAGTCGGAACCTGCCATAAGCACGATGGTGAGACGCTGGCCTGCCCTTTTCACTGAAGATCAAGTATGTTTAAGAAAGAGAACATAACAAATAATTATCTTTCTATTATATAATGTGTCTAGATGTATATTTCTCTTGTCCTCTTTAAAGGAAACATTGGTATTTTTAATTTGGGGCatgatgtttttaatttaaacatcaaTATTTCAAATCGTATAAAAAGGACATTCATGGATGTTTTTCAGGACAGCACTACTTCGCAGATGGCTTAGCTGCCTTGTATAGTTCAGTTGAtctaaattcagatttttattgttCTCTGTATTTTTCAGGTCTTCATGGAGTTCAGCAGGATTGTGGGCAAGAACCTCAAGACGGAATTCTATGAGAGCATCGACCGGCACAGTCCTCGTCTCCTCGAGTTATTTGGATCCAAGAGAGGGAATGTTGGACAGACCAATGTAAGTCCATCCACATTATGTACTTGGCATTGTTTTTCTTCGGTTAGGTATAAACATCATATCACAATGCTACTCTATTAGTTGCATAATTCTATCCAAACATTGCTCGGCCTGTTTAAGCTTTCTTAGagatcattatttgtttttcattttagctATCTAACTTGTGGTACTGTGTTTAATTCCCAAAAGACTACAGAGCCAACTGAGTGTCAGAGGGCTTCCTATCATCCTGGGGACAACCCCACAGACTTCTTCAAAGCAGGCTTTGTAAGTAAGCTCTTGCTTTCttatcatttttaatgaaagttttttttcaaatgagaaatataatgtaatgagtgtgctcttctgtttttctttatttaggaATCTGACGATGATGATTGTTTTCGTGACCCAGACATTGGGATACTTCTTATTGAGCGTAAAGGTGCTGTGCTCACATCTTCCCAGCATCTCAGTCCAGCCTCGTTGAAAAGCATCATTGAGGGAGAAGTCGTGATGGACAGCATTCAAGATCTGACGAAAGCAATGTGCATTGTGTTTGGACTCATGTATGCACTCCATCTTAACTACCCCAAGACTATGAAGCTCACATTTCAGTTCATCCAACAGGTATTGCTCTTGTTAGTTCACACTGACCTAAAGCCAAAGCTACAGACTTTGAAAAATCAGCTCGCAATGTAAAGAGATGTCAAGTCTACTTTAAGAAACtgttgactatttttttttttcttacctgtgGGGTAAACCttcttattttctgtaaaacagGTAGACAAACAGACGCataaaacgcagacacacaccccAACACAtacaacacccacacacaacacCCACAAACAAAACTGACACACCTATACACACTTATATTTTGTGGGAAGCGTGCTAAAGGATGTGACTTGTGTGACATTTTAAACTGAGCGAAGTTGTAGCGGAAAGACATAGGACATTGtatagatacatacatacatacatacatacatacatacatacatacatacatacatacatacatacatacatacatacatacacatttcaGTTCTTCATCAGTCTATGTAGATGGAATTAGATATTGTTCTGATATGATAGTATGTTGGTTCATGCTCTGGCCTCCCTTCATTGAGGCAGATGAAACGGATCCTTTTTGTGATTAGCTGTGTTTGGccatttttattaaaagttaaATGCGTTGGAGCATTTAcaggtgtttctgttttttttatccaatttaattgaaacagtgtttaataacattaaaaacacGAAAAAATCAAAAGCAAATTAAATTAGAGGAAAATACAATAATTGTGTTAAATGATGAGTAGTAATAACAAGTCATAATAGCTAGTTTTATCTAATGATTTTGAGAAAACACtactaataaatataaatactaaagttaaggttccacgttaatacaactcaacatttctagtttcagcttgtgtaaaaacgtaaGGTTCCACAttaatacaacgcaacatttctagttttagcttgtgtaaaaacttacggttccacgttaatacaacgcaacatttctagttttagcttgtgtaaaaacgtacggttccacgttaatacaacgcaacatttctagttttagcttgtgtaaaaacgtacggttccacgttaatacaactcaacatttctagttttagcttgtgtaaaaacttacggttccacgttaatacaactcaacagTTCTAGTTTCAGCTTGCGTAAAAACTAAAGTGGGATAGGGCAACGGGTTTCCACGCGATTTGCGAGTAAAGTCAACTAATTCGGGTTTACAGTGTACAGGCAATGtagtcttttcttttgtgttgttttgctgaTATCCTTTCTGTTTTGTCATGTCTTGTCTTTGTTTATTCACTCACTGGTAACCAACAATTCATCATTTCTGCATTCCATCTCTACTCACAAACTGGGAGTGAAATCTCTCTCTATTTGGCTCTAATGGACTGAAAATGTTGCCATCTTTATGCAATCGATAAAGGCAGTGAGTGTGAGCCTGAAAACATCCACGATATTGACGTCCCTCTAATtcacaagtaaacacacacacacacacgcgcatgctTATGAAGACGGTGTATAAACAGAAACATTCACATCAATCTACACAGTTGTGTTTCTCTCACTCATTGAGATTGATTTGAATGAATTTATTCATGACTTACCTTCACCTAAAAATCTTCACCCTGTAATGATTTACAATAACGGGTCGTAGATTTTTGAGTCCCGCACAACGTGTTCACAGACTTGTAATTCCACAACccagatgacacacacacacacacacacacacacacacacacacaaacaatcttGTTCAATCTCCTATCCTTAAACCTATTTTTCTCTCCTGCATTCACATACTGATGGTACTTTATTTCATGTGGACCCATCTATGATTTATGAGAACTGGTGCTTGTGTGGTGCATCCCATCACCTCGTGGACCAAAGAAGCTGTGGGGCATCAATGTCCCACTAAGACTTTAATTGAGCTTTACAGACAGCAATTGGGGTATTTTAGAGTGAATTAAGAAATCACTGCTGGTTTGTGCACAACTAAATATGATATTGTAGATACATTTGACCTACAGGATCAAGTTATGGATGGATACCACCTGAGAGTTCCTTCAGTAAAAATGTGgtcttgaaaaaaaacactttggtcaTTAAACTTTCAATTACATATCCAGTGTGCATTAATATCTTGAGGAAACACAAgtcaacacaaacatacatagAAAGCCAGCCGTAATACATTTCCTCCATGATCATGACAATACAAGACAGCAATGAACTCgtgtgataaaaaaaattataaaatcTGCAGAAGAGATTAAATTGCCAGAATTATTTGATATTGTGTCAAttgtcagaaaaaaacaaacttttggtATTGAATGCAGTGTAAGTGAACGATAGTTGCCGGCGTAGGCTCAGTTCAAGTTTCCGTCTTTACGGCTCCAAACATTTCAATTCAGAAtacttcaaaaacacacaactgaaACATGCCTCAAGTGAAAAAATGCTTTGTcctaaagacaaaaacatggcATAGCCGGTCAGCacaagaaaagctttttttacacatttttctttttgaatctCTGTTCTTTGATAATATTTCTATCATAATAGAGGTTTTGTTCTGTAGACTTGATATGTCACtgtttgttacttttttttttttaag
This window contains:
- the LOC120831464 gene encoding uncharacterized protein LOC120831464 isoform X2, with product MVRRWPALFTEDQVFMEFSRIVGKNLKTEFYESIDRHSPRLLELFGSKRGNVGQTNRASYHPGDNPTDFFKAGFESDDDDCFRDPDIGILLIERKGAVLTSSQHLSPASLKSIIEGEVVMDSIQDLTKAMCIVFGLMYALHLNYPKTMKLTFQFIQQVLLLLVHTDLKPKLQTLKNQLAM
- the LOC120831464 gene encoding uncharacterized protein LOC120831464 isoform X3, giving the protein MVFMEFSRIVGKNLKTEFYESIDRHSPRLLELFGSKRGNVGQTNTTEPTECQRASYHPGDNPTDFFKAGFESDDDDCFRDPDIGILLIERKGAVLTSSQHLSPASLKSIIEGEVVMDSIQDLTKAMCIVFGLMYALHLNYPKTMKLTFQFIQQVLLLLVHTDLKPKLQTLKNQLAM
- the LOC120831464 gene encoding uncharacterized protein LOC120831464 isoform X1 — protein: MVRRWPALFTEDQVFMEFSRIVGKNLKTEFYESIDRHSPRLLELFGSKRGNVGQTNTTEPTECQRASYHPGDNPTDFFKAGFESDDDDCFRDPDIGILLIERKGAVLTSSQHLSPASLKSIIEGEVVMDSIQDLTKAMCIVFGLMYALHLNYPKTMKLTFQFIQQVLLLLVHTDLKPKLQTLKNQLAM
- the LOC120831464 gene encoding uncharacterized protein LOC120831464 isoform X4, with the protein product MEFSRIVGKNLKTEFYESIDRHSPRLLELFGSKRGNVGQTNTTEPTECQRASYHPGDNPTDFFKAGFESDDDDCFRDPDIGILLIERKGAVLTSSQHLSPASLKSIIEGEVVMDSIQDLTKAMCIVFGLMYALHLNYPKTMKLTFQFIQQVLLLLVHTDLKPKLQTLKNQLAM